In Alteromonas mediterranea DE, a single genomic region encodes these proteins:
- the cmk gene encoding (d)CMP kinase — protein sequence MHSTPVVTVDGPSGAGKGTLSSLLAKKLGWHFLDSGAIYRVLAVAALHHDLPCDDEECVVPLATGLDVSFETNGDSTRIILEGEDVTDDIRTEEVGAVASKVAALPRVREALLRRQRAFQQDPGLVADGRDMGTVVFPDAPVKIFLTASAEARAERRYSQLKAKGMDVNIARLLTDIKARDERDTQRAVAPLVPAQDAVIIDSTDLDIDQVFEKAMDIISSRL from the coding sequence ATGCATTCCACACCCGTAGTCACGGTTGACGGTCCTAGTGGTGCTGGCAAAGGTACGCTAAGTAGCTTGTTAGCAAAGAAATTAGGGTGGCACTTTCTAGATAGCGGTGCAATTTACCGCGTATTGGCAGTAGCTGCACTCCACCACGACCTACCGTGTGATGATGAAGAATGTGTTGTTCCTCTAGCAACCGGTCTTGATGTGAGTTTCGAGACGAATGGCGATTCAACGCGCATTATTCTGGAAGGCGAAGATGTCACAGACGATATTCGCACAGAAGAAGTCGGTGCTGTGGCTTCTAAAGTAGCTGCGCTACCGCGTGTACGTGAAGCTTTATTGCGCAGACAGCGCGCTTTTCAACAAGATCCAGGTCTTGTTGCAGATGGCCGCGACATGGGCACGGTAGTATTTCCAGATGCGCCGGTAAAGATTTTTCTTACCGCTAGCGCAGAAGCCCGTGCTGAGCGCCGTTATAGCCAGTTGAAAGCAAAGGGCATGGATGTTAATATTGCGCGCCTTTTAACCGATATCAAGGCAAGAGACGAGCGCGATACTCAACGTGCAGTGGCTCCACTGGTACCGGCACAAGATGCAGTAATTATAGATTCAACGGACTTGGACATTGACCAAGTCTTTGAAAAAGCGATGGATATTATTTCCTCACGCCTTTAA
- the aroA gene encoding 3-phosphoshikimate 1-carboxyvinyltransferase, translating into MEQLTLDPIAKVSGEVNVPGSKSLSNRALLLAALAEGETELTNLLDSEDIEHMLNALTKLGINYRLSEDKTQCVVQGNGGAFNVAEPLELFLGNAGTAMRPLCAALAASNVDTVLTGEPRMEERPIGDLVDALREAQADVTYLKNEGYPPLQIKGKTLNGGEMSVDGSVSSQFLTALLMAAPLFSGDVTIRIKGELVSKPYIDITLDTMAKFGVSVDNDNYQTFTVSGEAKYVTPGKFMVEGDASSASYFLAAGAIKGGTVRVTGIGQNSIQGDIRFADVLEAMGAKVVWNDEYVEVTGAPLKGVNMDMNHIPDAAMTIATTALFAEGPTTMTNIYNWRVKETDRLAAMAAELQKLGAKVEEGHDYITVWPTDSLKHAEIDTYNDHRIAMCFSLVALSDTPVTINDPGCTRKTFPDYFTRFKTLYSA; encoded by the coding sequence ATGGAGCAGTTAACATTAGACCCGATTGCAAAAGTATCGGGAGAGGTCAATGTACCTGGTTCAAAAAGTCTGTCTAACCGCGCACTACTTCTAGCCGCGTTAGCAGAGGGTGAAACTGAACTGACCAATTTGCTCGATAGCGAAGACATTGAGCATATGCTAAATGCCCTGACTAAGTTGGGAATAAACTATCGTCTTAGTGAAGATAAAACCCAATGTGTGGTACAGGGAAACGGCGGTGCATTTAATGTGGCCGAACCCCTTGAGCTTTTTTTAGGTAATGCCGGAACAGCGATGCGTCCTTTGTGCGCAGCGCTAGCTGCAAGTAATGTAGATACTGTGCTAACCGGTGAGCCGCGCATGGAAGAACGCCCAATTGGTGATTTGGTAGATGCACTGCGTGAGGCACAAGCTGACGTTACCTACTTAAAAAACGAAGGTTATCCACCGCTACAAATTAAGGGCAAGACCTTAAACGGCGGTGAAATGTCGGTGGACGGCAGTGTATCAAGTCAGTTTCTAACTGCGCTTTTAATGGCGGCTCCGCTTTTTTCTGGTGATGTTACTATCCGTATTAAAGGCGAATTAGTGTCTAAACCGTATATCGATATTACGTTAGACACCATGGCAAAGTTTGGCGTGTCGGTAGACAACGACAACTATCAAACGTTTACCGTTTCTGGTGAGGCTAAGTACGTTACGCCCGGTAAATTTATGGTAGAAGGGGATGCATCGTCTGCATCTTACTTCCTTGCAGCGGGCGCTATTAAAGGCGGCACGGTACGCGTAACCGGAATCGGTCAAAATAGCATTCAAGGTGACATTCGCTTTGCAGATGTGCTTGAAGCGATGGGCGCAAAAGTAGTCTGGAACGATGAATATGTGGAAGTCACCGGCGCACCGCTTAAAGGGGTAAATATGGATATGAACCATATTCCTGATGCGGCCATGACCATTGCGACAACAGCGCTGTTTGCCGAAGGTCCAACCACCATGACAAACATCTATAACTGGCGCGTTAAAGAAACCGACCGTTTAGCTGCTATGGCTGCAGAGTTACAAAAGTTAGGGGCTAAGGTGGAAGAGGGCCATGACTACATCACTGTGTGGCCAACTGACTCGCTGAAACACGCAGAAATAGATACGTATAACGACCATCGTATTGCCATGTGCTTTTCGTTAGTTGCGCTTAGCGATACGCCTGTGACGATTAACGACCCAGGTTGTACGCGCAAAACCTTCCCTGACTACTTTACGCGCTTTAAAACATTATATAGCGCGTAA
- the serC gene encoding 3-phosphoserine/phosphohydroxythreonine transaminase, with amino-acid sequence MKEVFNFSAGPAMLPKEVMEQAQSEFTNWRDLGCSVMEVSHRGKDFIEIAAKAEQDLRDLLSIPANYHVLFTHGGGRGQFAAVPLNLSNPNDTSLHLVSGSWSKGAVSEAEKYNNAVVVGNVSEKGGLHYIAPPQLTDIDQSAAYYHFCPNETVDGIAYDWLPESGKVPLVSDMSSTILSQPLDVAKHGVIYAGAQKNIGPSGLSVVVVREDLVGKARKETPSIFDYALAAKSDSMYNTPPTFSWYLAGLVFEWLKEKGGVDAMAKRNAEKAALLYSAIDSSDFYSSKVHPDNRSKMNVPFHLADPELDSLFLKQSQEAGLLALKGHRSVGGMRASIYNAMPVEGIVALVEFMREFERVNG; translated from the coding sequence ATGAAAGAAGTTTTTAACTTTAGTGCGGGCCCGGCAATGCTTCCAAAAGAAGTAATGGAACAGGCTCAGTCAGAATTTACAAATTGGCGCGACTTAGGCTGCTCTGTGATGGAAGTCAGTCACCGCGGCAAAGACTTCATTGAAATAGCAGCGAAAGCGGAACAAGATCTTCGCGATCTTCTCTCTATACCCGCTAACTACCATGTGTTATTCACACATGGTGGCGGCCGGGGCCAGTTTGCCGCCGTACCCCTCAATCTATCGAACCCAAATGATACCAGTCTTCACCTAGTGAGCGGCTCGTGGTCTAAAGGCGCTGTTAGCGAGGCAGAAAAGTACAACAACGCAGTGGTAGTTGGCAACGTATCTGAAAAAGGTGGGCTTCACTACATTGCGCCACCACAACTCACTGATATTGACCAATCTGCGGCCTACTATCACTTCTGTCCAAACGAAACGGTAGACGGCATCGCTTATGACTGGCTGCCAGAGTCTGGCAAAGTACCGCTTGTTTCTGACATGTCTTCTACTATCTTGTCACAACCATTGGATGTGGCTAAGCATGGTGTCATTTACGCTGGCGCACAAAAAAATATCGGTCCGAGTGGTTTGTCTGTAGTAGTTGTACGTGAAGACCTTGTGGGTAAAGCGCGCAAGGAAACCCCTTCAATCTTCGACTATGCACTAGCGGCAAAGTCAGATTCTATGTACAACACGCCGCCTACTTTCTCGTGGTACCTAGCAGGGTTAGTGTTTGAATGGCTAAAAGAGAAGGGCGGTGTTGATGCAATGGCGAAGCGCAATGCCGAGAAGGCTGCACTTTTATATTCTGCTATCGATAGCTCTGACTTCTACTCAAGTAAAGTACACCCAGACAATCGTTCAAAGATGAATGTACCGTTTCATTTAGCTGACCCTGAGCTAGATAGCCTATTTTTGAAACAATCTCAGGAAGCGGGTTTGCTTGCACTGAAGGGGCACCGCTCGGTAGGGGGCATGCGTGCCAGTATTTATAACGCAATGCCAGTAGAAGGTATTGTTGCGCTTGTTGAATTTATGCGCGAATTTGAAAGAGTGAATGGATAA
- the ubiG gene encoding bifunctional 2-polyprenyl-6-hydroxyphenol methylase/3-demethylubiquinol 3-O-methyltransferase UbiG translates to MTNVDQQEINKFSELASRWWDPEGEFKPLHLINPLRLDFINQHSEGLFDKQVVDIGCGGGILAESMVRAGAKVTGLDMAEASLEVAKLHGLESGVKVDYVCSTAEAFAEANEAKFDVVTCMEMLEHVPDPASVVMACAKLVKPGGHVFFSTLNRNIKSYLMGIVGAEYVLKLVPKGTHDHSKFIKPSELMAMTDQAGLLPRDMTGLHMDPISQGFYLSSNNVDVNYLLYTVAQN, encoded by the coding sequence ATGACGAATGTAGATCAACAAGAAATAAACAAGTTTTCCGAGCTTGCCTCTCGCTGGTGGGATCCAGAGGGTGAGTTCAAACCATTGCACCTTATTAACCCCCTTCGCTTAGACTTTATCAACCAACATAGTGAAGGGCTTTTCGATAAACAGGTGGTGGATATTGGCTGTGGTGGCGGTATTTTAGCAGAGTCAATGGTGCGTGCGGGCGCTAAGGTGACGGGTCTGGATATGGCTGAAGCCTCGTTAGAAGTAGCTAAATTGCACGGTTTAGAGTCTGGTGTAAAGGTTGACTATGTGTGCTCGACCGCCGAAGCATTTGCAGAAGCGAATGAAGCGAAATTTGACGTAGTAACCTGTATGGAAATGTTAGAGCACGTACCAGACCCTGCATCTGTGGTTATGGCCTGCGCTAAATTAGTTAAACCGGGTGGTCACGTTTTCTTTTCTACGCTAAATAGGAACATAAAGTCCTACTTAATGGGCATAGTGGGCGCTGAATATGTACTTAAATTGGTACCTAAAGGGACGCACGATCACAGTAAGTTCATTAAGCCTTCAGAGCTTATGGCAATGACAGATCAAGCCGGTCTTTTACCAAGAGACATGACAGGCTTGCATATGGACCCGATTTCCCAAGGCTTTTATCTTTCGTCTAATAATGTAGACGTTAACTACTTACTATATACAGTCGCGCAAAACTAA
- the nrdA gene encoding class 1a ribonucleoside-diphosphate reductase subunit alpha, whose protein sequence is MNNNLFVTKRNGEKESIDLEKIHKVVTWAAKGLNNVSVSQVEIKAQIQFYDGINTSEIHETLIKSAADLISTDAPDYQYLAARLAIFHLRKKAYGQFEPPALFEHVGKMVDMGKYDKHLLEDYTPEEFAEMDTYIDHWRDMNFSYAAVKQLEGKYLVQNRVTGEIYESAQFLYILVAACLFANYDKATRMDYIRRFYDAASTFKLSLPTPIMAGVRTPTRQFSSCVLIETGDSLDSINATASAIVKYVSQRAGIGVNAGRIRALGSPIRGGEAFHTGCIPFYKYFQTAVKSCSQGGVRGGAATLFYPIWHMEVESLLVLKNNRGVEENRVRHLDYGVQFNKLMYQRMMKDGYISLFSPSDVPGLYDAFFADQEKFEELYVKYENDDSIRKKQIKAMELFSLFMQERASTGRIYLQNVDHCNTHSPFNPEVAPVRQSNLCLEIALPTKPLQHVNDENGEIALCTLSAFNLGAIKSVDEFEELADLAVRALDNLLDYQDYPVPAAYNATMGRRTLGVGVINFAYYLAKNGVKYSDHSANGLVHRTFEAMQYYLLKASNNLAKEKGACPKFNETTYSQGIMPIDSYKKDLDSVCNEPLHYDWDALREEIKAHGLRNSTLSALMPSETSSQISNATNGIEPPRGFISIKSSKDGVLKQVVPEYETLRDQYELLWDIPSNDGYLQLVGIMQKFIDQTISANTNYDPSRYEGNKVPMKLLLKDLLTTYKLGVKTLYYHNTRDGASDTSALDAKANEPMPRQEEVVVEEDDDCAGGACKI, encoded by the coding sequence ATGAACAACAACTTATTCGTCACCAAACGCAACGGTGAAAAAGAGTCCATCGACTTAGAAAAGATCCACAAAGTCGTTACATGGGCAGCCAAAGGACTTAACAATGTTTCTGTTTCACAAGTTGAAATAAAGGCACAAATTCAGTTCTATGACGGTATCAATACCAGCGAGATCCACGAAACACTGATTAAGTCAGCGGCTGACCTGATCTCAACCGATGCGCCAGATTATCAGTACTTGGCTGCGCGTTTAGCTATCTTCCACCTTCGCAAAAAAGCCTACGGACAGTTTGAGCCGCCAGCGCTGTTTGAACACGTTGGAAAGATGGTTGATATGGGTAAGTACGACAAGCACTTGCTTGAAGACTACACCCCAGAAGAATTTGCTGAAATGGACACTTACATCGACCATTGGCGCGATATGAACTTCAGCTATGCGGCAGTGAAGCAGCTAGAAGGTAAGTATCTGGTCCAAAACCGTGTTACAGGTGAAATATACGAAAGTGCGCAGTTCTTATATATTTTAGTGGCAGCGTGTCTTTTTGCGAATTATGACAAAGCAACACGAATGGACTATATCCGTCGCTTTTACGATGCTGCTTCAACATTCAAGCTATCGCTACCTACGCCAATCATGGCAGGTGTGCGCACGCCAACCCGTCAGTTCAGTTCATGCGTACTGATTGAAACCGGTGATAGCCTAGACTCTATCAATGCAACAGCAAGTGCTATCGTAAAATACGTAAGTCAACGTGCCGGTATTGGTGTAAATGCGGGCCGCATTCGCGCGCTGGGCAGCCCAATTCGCGGTGGTGAAGCGTTCCACACCGGTTGTATCCCATTTTACAAGTACTTCCAAACTGCCGTAAAAAGCTGTTCACAAGGTGGTGTGCGCGGTGGCGCGGCTACATTGTTCTACCCTATCTGGCATATGGAAGTTGAATCGCTGTTGGTTCTTAAGAACAATCGTGGTGTTGAAGAAAACCGTGTACGTCACCTAGATTACGGTGTTCAGTTCAATAAGCTAATGTACCAGCGCATGATGAAAGATGGCTACATTTCATTATTTAGCCCGTCTGATGTACCTGGTCTTTACGATGCGTTCTTCGCTGATCAAGAGAAATTCGAAGAACTGTACGTAAAATATGAAAACGACGACAGCATTCGCAAAAAGCAAATTAAAGCCATGGAATTGTTTAGCTTGTTCATGCAAGAGCGTGCGAGCACCGGTCGTATCTATCTTCAAAACGTAGACCATTGTAATACACACAGCCCGTTTAACCCTGAAGTTGCACCAGTTCGTCAAAGCAACCTGTGTCTTGAAATTGCACTACCGACTAAGCCACTTCAGCACGTTAATGATGAAAACGGCGAAATTGCCCTTTGTACGCTATCTGCGTTTAACTTAGGTGCCATTAAATCTGTTGATGAGTTTGAAGAACTTGCTGACCTTGCGGTACGCGCGCTAGATAACCTACTTGATTACCAAGACTACCCTGTTCCGGCTGCTTACAATGCAACTATGGGCCGCCGTACACTGGGTGTGGGCGTTATCAACTTTGCATACTACCTAGCTAAAAATGGCGTTAAGTATTCAGATCACAGTGCGAACGGTCTAGTTCATCGTACGTTTGAAGCAATGCAGTACTATCTACTGAAAGCGTCGAACAACCTAGCGAAAGAAAAAGGTGCGTGTCCTAAGTTTAACGAAACCACGTACTCGCAAGGTATCATGCCAATAGACAGCTACAAGAAAGATCTTGATAGCGTGTGTAATGAACCGCTTCATTACGATTGGGATGCGCTACGTGAAGAGATTAAGGCGCATGGCCTGCGTAACTCCACCTTATCTGCACTAATGCCGTCAGAGACATCGTCCCAGATTTCAAATGCGACTAACGGTATCGAGCCACCACGTGGGTTTATCAGTATCAAGTCGAGTAAAGACGGGGTACTTAAACAAGTAGTACCTGAGTACGAAACATTAAGAGACCAATACGAGCTACTTTGGGATATCCCTTCAAACGATGGTTACCTGCAACTTGTGGGTATCATGCAGAAGTTTATCGACCAAACTATCTCAGCGAATACGAACTACGACCCAAGTCGTTACGAAGGTAACAAGGTACCGATGAAATTACTTCTGAAAGACCTTCTTACTACGTACAAGCTTGGTGTTAAAACACTTTATTATCATAACACTCGTGACGGTGCATCAGACACCTCGGCGCTAGACGCTAAAGCCAACGAGCCTATGCCACGTCAAGAAGAAGTGGTTGTAGAGGAAGATGATGATTGTGCAGGCGGCGCGTGTAAGATATAA
- the nrdB gene encoding class Ia ribonucleoside-diphosphate reductase subunit beta, with product MKYTTFNQQSTNPLIEPMFFGNPVNVARYDQQKHAIFEKLIEKQISFFWRPEEVDVSRDRVDFQKLTDPEKHIFISNLKYQTLLDSVQGRSPNIAFLPIISLPELETWVETWSFFETIHSRSYTHILRNLFSDPSEIFEDIVVNDEIKRRAADISKYYDDLIFATQLWQTQGEGVHTVNGTAYTINMYELKKKLYLCMNSVNALEAIRFYVSFACTFAFAERKLMEGNSKIIRLIARDENLHLSSTQHILNLWAKGKDDPEMAQIAQECKEEARAIFMNAVEQEKEWADYLFKTGSMIGLNKEILCQYVEYIANQRMSAIGLDTPFDISSNPLPWMNNYLNSDNVQVAPQESEISSYLVGQIDSAVSEDDFADFEL from the coding sequence ATGAAATACACTACGTTTAATCAGCAAAGTACAAATCCATTGATCGAGCCGATGTTTTTCGGTAACCCCGTAAACGTTGCACGCTACGACCAGCAAAAGCATGCCATTTTCGAAAAGCTTATTGAGAAACAAATAAGCTTTTTTTGGCGTCCTGAAGAAGTTGACGTTTCTCGTGACCGGGTTGATTTTCAGAAGTTAACCGATCCAGAAAAGCACATATTCATTTCAAACCTTAAGTACCAGACCCTTTTAGACTCGGTACAAGGTCGTAGTCCGAATATTGCGTTCTTGCCAATTATCTCACTACCCGAGTTAGAAACTTGGGTTGAGACGTGGTCGTTTTTCGAAACGATTCACTCGCGCTCGTATACCCATATTTTGCGTAACCTGTTTTCAGACCCAAGTGAGATATTTGAAGATATCGTGGTTAACGATGAAATTAAGCGCCGTGCGGCGGATATTTCTAAGTATTACGATGACCTCATTTTCGCCACTCAGCTTTGGCAGACACAAGGTGAAGGCGTTCATACCGTTAATGGTACGGCATACACGATTAATATGTATGAGCTTAAAAAGAAGCTATACCTTTGCATGAACTCGGTAAATGCACTTGAAGCCATTCGCTTCTACGTATCTTTTGCCTGTACCTTCGCTTTTGCCGAGCGTAAGTTAATGGAAGGCAACTCTAAAATCATTCGATTGATTGCACGCGATGAGAACCTTCATTTGTCTTCAACACAGCACATTCTTAACCTGTGGGCGAAGGGTAAAGATGACCCTGAAATGGCGCAGATTGCACAAGAGTGCAAAGAAGAAGCGCGCGCTATTTTCATGAATGCGGTTGAGCAAGAAAAAGAGTGGGCGGATTATTTGTTTAAAACCGGTTCGATGATTGGCCTAAACAAAGAAATCCTCTGCCAATATGTTGAATATATTGCTAATCAGCGTATGTCTGCTATTGGCCTGGACACTCCGTTTGATATTAGCAGTAATCCACTTCCATGGATGAACAATTACTTAAACTCAGACAACGTTCAAGTTGCCCCTCAAGAGTCTGAAATTAGCTCTTACCTTGTTGGACAAATTGATTCTGCGGTAAGCGAAGACGACTTTGCTGATTTTGAGCTGTAA
- the yfaE gene encoding class I ribonucleotide reductase maintenance protein YfaE: protein MSSDEKSVRIDVVDVGAIHTPSDKTILSALEAAGVNIHYHCREGFCGACRTKLIEGEVEYTTDPLAFIDDDEILPCCCVAKCPLKIKVPL from the coding sequence ATGAGCAGTGACGAAAAATCCGTCCGCATCGATGTTGTCGATGTGGGCGCGATTCATACCCCCTCTGATAAAACCATTTTAAGCGCTCTTGAAGCAGCAGGCGTCAATATTCACTACCACTGCCGTGAAGGCTTTTGTGGTGCGTGCCGAACAAAGCTGATTGAAGGCGAAGTGGAGTACACCACTGATCCCCTCGCCTTTATTGACGACGATGAAATTCTTCCCTGCTGTTGTGTAGCTAAATGCCCGTTAAAAATCAAAGTACCGCTGTAA
- a CDS encoding DUF2164 domain-containing protein, with translation MSDIVFSREEKGVLVAKLQRYFDDELSVELGQFDGEFLLDFISKEMGASFYNKGVNDARAVVASRLQVIDEELYAIEKVL, from the coding sequence ATGAGTGATATTGTATTTTCGCGTGAGGAAAAAGGCGTATTAGTCGCTAAATTGCAACGATATTTTGATGATGAATTAAGTGTTGAGCTTGGTCAGTTCGACGGCGAGTTTCTTCTGGATTTCATTAGTAAGGAAATGGGCGCATCGTTTTACAACAAAGGGGTAAACGACGCTAGAGCAGTCGTTGCATCGCGCTTACAGGTTATTGATGAAGAGTTATATGCCATCGAAAAAGTGCTGTGA
- a CDS encoding NADH:flavin oxidoreductase: MPANALFKPYSQGNLSLTNRIVMAPMTRQFSPNGVPTSDVAGYYKRRAQGGTGLIITEGTTVNDKVATMDANIPQFHGEEALTGWKNVVDEVHSVGGKIMPQLWHVGMARVAEKAPYPELSSAGPSGLFKPGKQGAEPMTEEHIESVIAAFAQAAADAKSIGMDGVEIHGAHGYLIDQFFWEGTNQRTDSWGGSMDNRGRFAVEIIKAIRAATGPDFPIVLRYSQWKQQDYTARLATTPQELEQFLMPLSSAGVDIFHCSQRRYWESEFDGSDLNLAGWTKKITGKPTITVGSVGLNDDFFGAFKGQDSSTRAVDDLLERLEEGEFDLVAVGRALLQDPNWANKIKENRTDELEQYSGKALASLS, translated from the coding sequence ATGCCAGCAAACGCACTGTTTAAGCCTTATTCACAAGGCAACCTTTCGTTGACCAACCGTATTGTTATGGCCCCGATGACCCGTCAGTTTTCACCTAACGGCGTACCTACCAGCGACGTGGCAGGGTACTACAAACGTCGTGCGCAAGGTGGCACAGGACTAATTATTACCGAGGGCACCACAGTTAACGATAAAGTCGCAACAATGGATGCCAATATTCCCCAATTCCATGGCGAAGAGGCGTTAACGGGTTGGAAAAATGTGGTAGACGAGGTTCACAGTGTAGGTGGGAAAATTATGCCGCAACTGTGGCACGTGGGTATGGCACGGGTTGCAGAAAAAGCGCCCTACCCTGAACTTTCAAGTGCGGGGCCTTCAGGGCTGTTTAAACCCGGTAAACAAGGCGCCGAGCCTATGACTGAAGAACACATTGAATCAGTGATAGCCGCCTTCGCGCAAGCTGCTGCTGATGCCAAGTCTATAGGTATGGATGGTGTCGAGATTCACGGTGCGCATGGTTACCTTATCGACCAGTTCTTCTGGGAAGGCACGAACCAACGCACTGATAGCTGGGGCGGTAGTATGGATAACCGTGGTCGATTTGCTGTAGAGATCATAAAAGCGATACGCGCCGCCACCGGCCCTGACTTTCCTATTGTGCTTCGTTACTCTCAGTGGAAGCAGCAAGATTACACGGCACGACTTGCTACTACCCCTCAAGAGTTAGAGCAATTCCTTATGCCACTCAGTAGCGCTGGTGTAGACATATTTCACTGTTCACAACGCCGTTATTGGGAAAGCGAATTCGATGGAAGCGACCTTAACCTTGCTGGATGGACGAAAAAAATCACAGGGAAACCAACCATCACCGTTGGCTCTGTTGGCCTTAACGACGACTTCTTCGGCGCGTTTAAAGGTCAGGACTCTAGTACTCGAGCTGTAGATGATTTACTCGAGCGTTTAGAGGAGGGTGAGTTTGATTTGGTTGCCGTAGGCAGAGCGCTGCTGCAAGACCCGAACTGGGCAAACAAAATTAAAGAGAACCGAACAGACGAGTTAGAGCAATATTCAGGTAAGGCGCTAGCTAGTTTGTCGTAG